One Candidatus Nitronauta litoralis genomic window, AGATCGGGGTCGGAATACATCCCGGGAGAAAACTCAACGCTCAAACCCCCAACAAGTTCCCACATTTTTTTGTGAATCAAACTTGGCGGCCAGGTCGCCCCGGTCCAGTCTGCAAACGGTAATTGATCGTATTCTGCAAGCAGGCTCTTCGTATCAAGGGAATCGATGTCATCGCCAAACCGGTCTGAAAAAATGACGCAATTGTTTCCGGTATCCCGTGGTTCAATGAGAGTCCCGGAAAGATAAAACCGGTGGTCCGGTGCCTCTTTCACCGCTTCTCTCATGTAGTGGTCCCAGGCGGGGCAAACGTACATATCGTCATTGAGGTAAACCAGATAGTCCGTCGTAGCGAGTTCTGCAGCTGCGTTGACCCCGTAACAAATCCCCACGTTTTCACTGGACCAGGTATGGTCGATCTTTTGCTCCTGGGCCCAGTCCCGGGTGCCATCGGAGCCTTCGTTGATGTGTAATATGATCTGATGCGGCCAACGGGAATTGTTACGTATAGACGCGATACAGAATTTCAGATAAGGCAAATTATTCCAGGTGGGAATCAACAGGGAAAATCGGGCCTCAGGGTTCGCGCCAAATACAGTGGGAACGATGGAAGGCATTCAGGCGATTGACTGACTTGGAGGAAGAAGTCGATTCAATTGTTCTTTGTCTTGTTCGGAACAATCCTCAAGAAACAGGAACCCAAATGTTTCCAGTCGCCAGACCAACAAATCGTAGCCCTTGAGCAGCCCCCACCAGTAGATCAAGGCATTGATCGGGTTTTTACGGTTCAAACTTCCCTGGCACAGGACAAAATCAAGAAGTTGCCGGGCTGAGCGCCGGATGAGGGGCCAGTTTCCCCTGGTTTTCAAGGCTTGATACAATTTCAACAGATTCACGATCCGTGTCATCATATAAACAAATCACTTTCTCAAAATGGATCTATCTTTAGTCTGTTCTTCTATACTAATATGATTGCTAAAAGCTGTAAAGGAATCGGTCCAAATTCAATTGCCATCGGAAGAGTTCTAAGGAGAAAGTATGATCCAGGCCTTTAATATGAAATTTCTCAATCAATTGATCGCTCCAGAATCAGAACTGGTCGCAAAGCACCTCGACATGATGGAGCAAATGGTTGCCATTGACAGTCGCAGCCTGGGGATCAACGAATTTCCGGGCGATCGCGAAACCCTGCCCGACATGATCGAGATTCTCGACCTGACCAGCAATTATCTGAACGACATCGGGTTTGAAAATATAAAAGTCAACGAACCGCCAAAAGAAATGGCAGGAGCCACCCCGATTTTGATGGCCGAGATTTTTTCTTCAGCGGACAAACCCACCATCCTCATGTACGCCCATCTGGACAAGCAGCCCTATATGGACGACGGCAATTTTAAACAGTGGGGTGGTGTGTCCCCTACCAGGCTTTTGTGGAATGAGGATCGGTCACGGGCGCAGGGGCGCGGAGCTGCCGATGATCTTAGCGGTGTCATTGCTATCGGCATGGCAGCGGAAGCGATGATAAAAATGTCCGGTGGCAACCCGGGCAAAATTGACGAACAAACCCGTAAAAAACTTCCCTGTAACCTGAAGGTCATCTTTGAAACAGAAGAAGAGTCGGGCTCCATTTCCCTGATCGATCAGATTTTGCAGAACAAGTCATTCTTTGACGATTGCGATTGCGTCATCATCACAGACGTGTTGAATCCAGACACAGGAGTGCCCGGACTCACCACCTCCCTGCGCGGAATAGTTCAGATATGTGTGACCACAGAAAAAAAAGATCCCTCCTCAAAACTTTGCGAACAGACCGCGATGTACAAGTTACTGGCCACACTGATCACCAGCGATCATTCGCTTAATGTAAAAGGAATCGCTGAAAAAGACATCCCCGTATCACCAGAAGAGCGTGAAGGCTATTCCCGGGTACCGACAACACTCGCAAAACAGCGGGAGGCGGGAGGATTGTTGTCAAAAACCAGGTTGACGGTTCCCGAAACAGCAGTCGACATAATCCAGAATCAGCTACGAAAATCCTATGCCAATGTTCGACCGGGGCATCGGGTCGCAGGAGGTGTCTTGTTCGGTTCGGCTGGGGCCCGTATTTCTTTTCCTCTGAAACAGGGGAGTGATGTGAAAGCCCTGGCGGAAGCCTTAAAAAAACATCTGGAAGAGCACAATTCTTACCAATTGAAAATTTCACTCGATCCGGTAGAAACAAGTTCCCGGAATGCGGTTTTCGATGTGATCTTCAAGTCTTCGGACAAGGCACCGCATTCAGGGGTGGTCGGCGGCCCCATGCCAGTTCCTGAATTACTTTTGGCCCGGTGGATAGACCAGTTGATTTTGAATAATGGACAGATTGCCCCTGAAAACATTGAAAAGTTCACCAACCCGGACCAGATAATAGAGGTCCAATCCCTGCATGTAGAAAGCGATGGCCAGCGCTGGACGTTTGACAATCCATCTGCAAAGGCCCTGGTGGAAATCCGCCTCGCTCCCGGAAATACAGAGGATTCTGGCCGAAAAGCCCTCACAGAGCATTTGCAGGAGCAAGTACCGACAGGATTTTCCCTTAATCTGGATCAGGACAAGGGTGGATCACCCTGGATAACATCTATAGACTCACCTGTTTTTAATAAGATGCTGGATAGCTTGAGTGAGGGCTTTGGAAAGCCTTCCTGCCTGTATGGTTGCGGAGGTTCGATCCCCTTTGTCGCCAAATTAATGGATGCCCTGGGCGATATCGCCCCGCTCTGCATTGGTGCTTACGATCCCGCCTGCCGGATGCACGAACCGGGAGAATCCCTGTCAATGGTCGATTTATTAGGGTGTACACGCTCTATGGTGCATTTTTTCTGGAAAATTCAGGAAGAAACTCCTTCAAATATCCAGAATAGGTGAAACCAACCGAAAAGAAATGATGGCTATCTGGTTAATTGCCTTTTTCACTCGTTTAAAATCAATAATCTTCTCTTTTAACCAAGGTCGATTTAGCTGAATGCAAATTATCGTTTTTCCAAAGGTCCTCTTGAATTCTAAAAGCAACTGAGTTTAGTATAGAAAACCGGGACTTTTCTGACTTATGAATTTACTGGATTTTTAAGGGCAAGCTGTTTTGGACACACCCTCCATAGTTACAGTTAACGATAAAAGCTATCGCAGGATCAATCTGGAGTTCCTTAGCAGTTCCAGTTCCGAATCTTTCGATATTTTTTATAAAACCAACAGTATGGGGTCGACCAAATTTGTAAAGTTCGCCAGTACCGACCCGGCCCATCAGGAAAAAGTCCACCGAATTCTGGAATCGGGAGATGCTACCCAGGATTTTTTTATTCAAGACGACGATCTTTTCAAATACTACGCCCACGCCACCCGCACGCTCAAGACAATCGTCACCAGTGACAGCGTACCCCTGGAAGTTAAAACCCAGAAAGTCTATGAAGTCTCGAAAAACATAATGAACGAGTTTTTCGAGCAAAATGCTTCTCCGAAAATTTTAACCGCCTCAGATGAGGTGGTCGAAATTATGGAGCAGTGCTTTTCAGATTCGGATGTAGGGTTTTATGGAATTTCCAAATTGACGAGCAAAGATTATTACACCTACACTCACAGCGTGAACGTCGGTTTATATTGCATGACCTATGGCATCAAGATCAAACTTCCTAAAAATGAAACACGCCAACTTGGGTTGGGGGGGATGTTGCACGATGTGGGCAAATCACAAATCCGACTGGACCTGATCAACAAGGAAGGAAAATTAACAGAAAATGAATTTGAGGAAATGAAGGAACACTCTCCTAAAGGAGAAAGTATCTTAAAAGAATTGGATTGTTATGGAGACTGCGTGCTGCATATGGCAGGGCAGCATCATGAAAAATTCAGTGGAGGTGGTTATCCGAACGGGCTTCAAGGAGATTCGATCGCTTTTGGAGGTCGGCTTTGCAAAGTAATGGATGTTTACGACGCCTTAACCACCCGCCGTTCCTATAAAAAAGCACTCAGGCCTTACGATGCCCTCACCTTGATGAAAAAACAAATGCTGCCTCACTTCGACCCGGAACTCCTGGATAGCTTTATTCGCCTGATGGGACCCGATTTATAAGTCAATTGCAAAACATATGCTTCATTTTTATATCTGGGCCGCCACGCGGTTTGCATAATTTTTCAATTCAGACTCCCGGGCTTTCACATCCTGGAAGGAATATCCCAGAGAGGCGCACAATTCAGTCAGATATTCCGTATCTTCTTCCTCAAAACCAAGATCATCGTCAAACCCCCATTGGGCCGCCAGCCCGGCAGCGAGCTCTACCAGTTCAGGGACTCCGCTCTTCCCATTCCTGCTCTGTTTTCTTCGGGTTTTCAAGACTTCAGGAAAGCCCCAGTTTGCAGCCATGGCCAATTGGATTTCAACATGGGTGATTCCCAGAATTTCTTTTTCCACATCAAGAACGGGACGACCCTGTAATTTCGATTGCTGGAAACATTTTAAAAATGCCTCTGGCTTCAAAACGGCGAGGGAAATTTTTCCAAGATCGTGCAACAATCCGGAAGTAAAACAAACATCACTTTCAAAACCATCGAACTGTCTTCCCAAAGCTCCTGCTACCGCACCGACAGCAGCACTGTTCCGCCAGAGTCTATGGTAATCAATTCCAACACGATGAATCGCCGCATCTCCCTCAAATCTTTCAAAGATCGGAGTTGTCAGAATAATACTTTTGATCACACCAGGGCCCAGTAAACCTGCCGCCTGCTGCAACGAACCGATCTGTGAAGGATATCCATACAAAGCGGAATTGGATACCTGCAAAACGCGCGAGGCAATAGCCGGGTCGAACTGAATGATCTGGACGATGTTATAGTCCATGGCAGACGCTCGACTGGTTTCATCCAGCACCCGGGAAATCTGGTCCGGTAACGTTGGAAGAGAGTCGCATCCGATAAAAGGTTGCAGGTCAAGCTTCTCCATCGACAACTCCCACCACCGTCTGGTCGCGTCCATTTTTCTTGGCGCTGTATAGCGCGCGATCGGCCACATGGATTAAATCAGCCGGAGTTGACATCGTCTCCAGATCCAGTTGCGCAACACCGCAACTGATGGTCACTTTAAATCCTCCGAGTTCTGTTTCAAACACACGCTGGCTGATTTCTTCGCGCACTCTCTCTGCAATATTTTTGGCATTGATTTTGGAAGCCTGGGGCAGGATCAGACAAAACTCCTCTCCTCCATACCGGGCACCGGTATCATTCGAACGACAGATACTGCTGATAACCTCCCCAAGGGCAACCAAAACCTGATCACCCACCTGATGTCCATAGGTATCATTCACTTTTTTGAAATAATCCACATCCATCATCACCACTGATAATTCGAAATTGTATCGCTTACTTCGTTCAAATTCACTTTTCAATATCTGCTGCATCTGCTGGTGGTTGATGAGAAGCGTCAGCCCATCTGTCACTGATAGCATTTCAGTTTTCTGGTAAAGCAAAGCATTACTAATGGACAAGGAAATAAACTCAATGACATTAAGAACAAAATCCAGATCGTGAACTGAGAAAACCCCGCTTTTACTTTCATTCAGATTGATGACCCCCAGGATTTCATTTTCGATCATCAGAGGAATGCATACAAAAAAATGATTTTTGAACAACGGGTTACTCTTCCCCTTGAAGTATTTGGATTTTTTAAAATCCGGCTCGAGAATGTAACGTCCCTGCAATATCGCATCGTTCATGACATTGGACTGGGTTACCGGGATCTCTTTTGCATCCCCCCATCCGGGATGATTGTGGCAGGCCAGTGTTAATGTTCGTTTGTTTTTTTCATATAAAAACAGGGAAAAAAATTTCACGGAAAGAATGCCAGGAAGCTTGTGAATCAATGCTTCTTCAATATCTTCCAGGTTAAGTCGACTAATACTCTTGTGCAGATAAAGAAAATGATCAATGTTCAGAAGTGATTTACCTAGAAGCCGGTTTTGCCGCTTGAGCAATCGCTTCACCTGCTGTGACTCATGAGTGCGTTGGGATTCTGTGATTTCCAAAGTACCCTCCAAAAAATCGCAAGCTTCCGTGAATACAAAAAATCCGTACCCTTACGATTTCCATATTAATAGATTCCCACTATAGTTAGAATGAATTAATGTCCAAAAATCAAGCAAGGAAAGCGGTCCACCCATTCTTGCGAGGGAAAATATTTTCATTATTTCATTACCTTAAAAAC contains:
- a CDS encoding HDOD domain-containing protein → MEKLDLQPFIGCDSLPTLPDQISRVLDETSRASAMDYNIVQIIQFDPAIASRVLQVSNSALYGYPSQIGSLQQAAGLLGPGVIKSIILTTPIFERFEGDAAIHRVGIDYHRLWRNSAAVGAVAGALGRQFDGFESDVCFTSGLLHDLGKISLAVLKPEAFLKCFQQSKLQGRPVLDVEKEILGITHVEIQLAMAANWGFPEVLKTRRKQSRNGKSGVPELVELAAGLAAQWGFDDDLGFEEEDTEYLTELCASLGYSFQDVKARESELKNYANRVAAQI
- a CDS encoding glycosyltransferase family 2 protein → MPSIVPTVFGANPEARFSLLIPTWNNLPYLKFCIASIRNNSRWPHQIILHINEGSDGTRDWAQEQKIDHTWSSENVGICYGVNAAAELATTDYLVYLNDDMYVCPAWDHYMREAVKEAPDHRFYLSGTLIEPRDTGNNCVIFSDRFGDDIDSLDTKSLLAEYDQLPFADWTGATWPPSLIHKKMWELVGGLSVEFSPGMYSDPDLSMKLWQAGVRWFKGVSQCRMFHFMAKSTGRVKRNDGRTQFMRKWGISSNAFMRTYLQSGAPFTGPLPEPEENLSLKWARFRSRWA
- a CDS encoding M20/M25/M40 family metallo-hydrolase, whose protein sequence is MIQAFNMKFLNQLIAPESELVAKHLDMMEQMVAIDSRSLGINEFPGDRETLPDMIEILDLTSNYLNDIGFENIKVNEPPKEMAGATPILMAEIFSSADKPTILMYAHLDKQPYMDDGNFKQWGGVSPTRLLWNEDRSRAQGRGAADDLSGVIAIGMAAEAMIKMSGGNPGKIDEQTRKKLPCNLKVIFETEEESGSISLIDQILQNKSFFDDCDCVIITDVLNPDTGVPGLTTSLRGIVQICVTTEKKDPSSKLCEQTAMYKLLATLITSDHSLNVKGIAEKDIPVSPEEREGYSRVPTTLAKQREAGGLLSKTRLTVPETAVDIIQNQLRKSYANVRPGHRVAGGVLFGSAGARISFPLKQGSDVKALAEALKKHLEEHNSYQLKISLDPVETSSRNAVFDVIFKSSDKAPHSGVVGGPMPVPELLLARWIDQLILNNGQIAPENIEKFTNPDQIIEVQSLHVESDGQRWTFDNPSAKALVEIRLAPGNTEDSGRKALTEHLQEQVPTGFSLNLDQDKGGSPWITSIDSPVFNKMLDSLSEGFGKPSCLYGCGGSIPFVAKLMDALGDIAPLCIGAYDPACRMHEPGESLSMVDLLGCTRSMVHFFWKIQEETPSNIQNR
- a CDS encoding HD-GYP domain-containing protein, with the protein product MDTPSIVTVNDKSYRRINLEFLSSSSSESFDIFYKTNSMGSTKFVKFASTDPAHQEKVHRILESGDATQDFFIQDDDLFKYYAHATRTLKTIVTSDSVPLEVKTQKVYEVSKNIMNEFFEQNASPKILTASDEVVEIMEQCFSDSDVGFYGISKLTSKDYYTYTHSVNVGLYCMTYGIKIKLPKNETRQLGLGGMLHDVGKSQIRLDLINKEGKLTENEFEEMKEHSPKGESILKELDCYGDCVLHMAGQHHEKFSGGGYPNGLQGDSIAFGGRLCKVMDVYDALTTRRSYKKALRPYDALTLMKKQMLPHFDPELLDSFIRLMGPDL
- a CDS encoding GGDEF domain-containing protein, producing MEITESQRTHESQQVKRLLKRQNRLLGKSLLNIDHFLYLHKSISRLNLEDIEEALIHKLPGILSVKFFSLFLYEKNKRTLTLACHNHPGWGDAKEIPVTQSNVMNDAILQGRYILEPDFKKSKYFKGKSNPLFKNHFFVCIPLMIENEILGVINLNESKSGVFSVHDLDFVLNVIEFISLSISNALLYQKTEMLSVTDGLTLLINHQQMQQILKSEFERSKRYNFELSVVMMDVDYFKKVNDTYGHQVGDQVLVALGEVISSICRSNDTGARYGGEEFCLILPQASKINAKNIAERVREEISQRVFETELGGFKVTISCGVAQLDLETMSTPADLIHVADRALYSAKKNGRDQTVVGVVDGEA